One Chloroflexota bacterium genomic region harbors:
- a CDS encoding tetratricopeptide repeat protein, giving the protein MELRGDDIHFADQEPHSRPGRVLLYLVLALLGIALDWGLLSGRVPRPDLFAPTPTPTRSAVSWAEEGNAQFIAGNLDAAIQAYKMATRLDPRNGQLWAELARVQVYSSALLPTDEQKFVRRQEALASANKAVEVAPDDPRAHAVRAFALDWLATSNLASVEESDRWLAEAESEAARALVLAKNDPLALAYDAEVLLDQQKWLQANRFAELAVQYGPDLLDTHRVYAAVLETLGQYNKAIQEYEKAIQLAPNLTFFYLRAGLIYRHLGGSAEASEAYRKALYQKALDFFDQAAKINQRLGINDPTPYIAIAKTYAQMGQFFIAARNAERALLMDPTNPNTYAELGIIYIKARNYEGAVPVLKCAVEGCTAEETGAIIKDLQKRFVGFDHLKGTAVQPLPLTDRTVGFYYVSYGSVLAALDRCNEALPVLDKVERTYPADPVLSSIVRENRQICRTLANEKQAATPTPTPSPSPTPQP; this is encoded by the coding sequence ATGGAACTTCGCGGCGACGACATTCATTTTGCCGACCAAGAGCCGCATTCCCGCCCCGGGCGGGTGCTGCTCTATCTCGTGTTGGCTTTGCTGGGCATCGCCCTCGATTGGGGACTGCTTTCCGGGCGGGTGCCACGGCCTGATTTGTTTGCCCCCACCCCTACGCCGACCCGCAGCGCAGTTTCTTGGGCGGAAGAGGGCAATGCTCAGTTTATTGCCGGCAACCTCGACGCGGCCATTCAGGCTTACAAGATGGCCACGCGCCTGGACCCGCGCAACGGTCAGTTGTGGGCAGAACTGGCGCGCGTGCAGGTGTATTCCTCGGCTTTGCTCCCCACCGACGAGCAAAAATTCGTGCGGCGGCAAGAAGCCCTGGCTTCCGCGAACAAGGCGGTGGAAGTTGCCCCTGACGACCCACGCGCCCATGCCGTGCGCGCTTTTGCCCTGGACTGGCTGGCTACTTCGAACCTGGCCTCGGTTGAGGAATCTGACCGCTGGCTGGCTGAAGCGGAGAGCGAGGCGGCCCGCGCGCTCGTGCTCGCGAAAAACGACCCGCTGGCCCTGGCCTATGATGCCGAAGTGCTGTTGGACCAGCAAAAATGGCTTCAGGCCAATCGCTTTGCCGAACTGGCAGTGCAATATGGCCCCGATTTGCTGGATACCCACCGGGTGTATGCCGCGGTGTTGGAAACCTTAGGCCAATACAACAAGGCTATTCAGGAATACGAGAAGGCCATCCAGTTAGCGCCCAACCTCACCTTTTTCTACCTGCGGGCGGGGCTGATTTATCGGCACCTGGGTGGTTCAGCGGAAGCCAGTGAGGCCTATCGCAAAGCCCTTTACCAAAAGGCGCTGGACTTTTTTGACCAGGCCGCGAAAATCAATCAACGGTTGGGAATCAATGACCCAACGCCCTACATCGCTATTGCCAAAACCTATGCTCAAATGGGGCAGTTTTTCATCGCAGCGCGCAACGCCGAGCGGGCCTTGTTGATGGATCCCACTAATCCGAATACCTACGCGGAACTGGGTATTATTTACATCAAAGCCCGTAATTACGAGGGTGCGGTGCCGGTATTGAAATGTGCAGTGGAGGGCTGTACGGCTGAAGAAACCGGCGCGATCATCAAAGATCTGCAGAAGCGTTTCGTGGGCTTCGACCATCTCAAGGGTACAGCAGTGCAGCCGCTGCCGCTGACTGACCGCACGGTGGGCTTTTACTATGTGAGTTATGGCTCGGTGCTGGCGGCGCTGGATCGTTGTAACGAGGCGCTGCCGGTGTTGGATAAGGTGGAGCGCACGTACCCTGCCGACCCCGTGCTGAGCAGCATTGTGCGAGAAAACCGGCAGATTTGCCGCACCCTGGCAAACGAGAAGCAGGCGGCCACCCCGACGCCCACCCCTTCTCCCTCCCCAACGCCGCAGCCTTGA
- a CDS encoding tetratricopeptide repeat protein codes for MMEPMELHGSKWSMRRKQRRRSNPIRLLVLLLLIAVMVYVNQVVVPAMPKPFVPTPTPTINPEAYLTKAQEAFRKGQLEVAIQAYQQAILHNPDKPSLHAALARIQLLAGQYAAALTSAENALLLNPDYARAHALRGYALYKLGNDVEAQTELQRALELDPNDALAHAFLAALYADQELYPKADEELRKALAIAPSDLEVRQIYGYVLFAEGLYKRAVEEYKAALAINDNIPSLHITLGLLYRAQGDYNDAIDEFSRANALNPADPMPDAYIATTYALQGQYGRALQYAAKAAEEAPGNPYMHGNYGLILYKNGKYTDAVKELALAVKGGTTKDGVIVKGLPLDYGRVADYYSVYGLALVKIGRCDEALPVFQAILAGVPTDEAAVYNAHQGISQCSAQAATTPTPAATGTGTAATATPAP; via the coding sequence ATGATGGAGCCTATGGAACTACATGGAAGTAAGTGGAGTATGCGCCGCAAGCAGCGCCGCCGCAGCAATCCCATTCGCTTGCTGGTGCTGCTGCTGTTGATCGCGGTGATGGTTTACGTCAATCAGGTCGTGGTGCCGGCAATGCCAAAGCCTTTTGTGCCGACGCCTACCCCGACCATTAACCCTGAAGCCTATCTCACCAAGGCCCAGGAGGCTTTCCGCAAAGGGCAACTGGAAGTCGCCATCCAGGCTTACCAACAGGCCATTTTGCACAACCCCGATAAGCCTTCCCTGCACGCTGCTCTGGCGCGCATCCAGTTGCTGGCCGGGCAATATGCGGCTGCGCTGACAAGCGCCGAGAATGCTCTTTTGCTCAACCCCGATTATGCCCGTGCCCACGCGCTGCGCGGCTATGCCCTCTACAAACTTGGCAACGATGTTGAGGCACAGACCGAGCTGCAACGGGCGCTGGAACTTGACCCCAACGACGCCCTGGCTCATGCCTTCCTGGCTGCGCTTTATGCTGACCAGGAGCTTTACCCCAAGGCTGATGAGGAGCTTCGTAAGGCGCTGGCTATTGCCCCCAGTGACCTGGAAGTGCGCCAGATTTACGGCTACGTGCTCTTTGCCGAGGGCCTTTACAAGCGGGCTGTGGAAGAGTACAAAGCGGCTTTGGCAATCAACGATAACATCCCCAGCCTGCACATTACCCTGGGGTTGCTTTACCGTGCCCAGGGAGATTACAACGATGCCATTGACGAGTTTTCGCGTGCCAATGCCCTCAACCCGGCAGACCCCATGCCCGATGCCTACATTGCCACGACTTATGCCTTGCAAGGGCAATATGGCCGGGCGCTGCAATACGCGGCAAAGGCTGCTGAGGAAGCCCCCGGCAACCCTTATATGCACGGGAACTATGGCCTGATTCTCTACAAAAATGGCAAATACACCGACGCAGTGAAGGAATTGGCGCTGGCTGTCAAAGGCGGCACGACGAAAGATGGTGTAATTGTGAAAGGCTTACCGCTGGACTACGGCCGCGTGGCTGACTATTACAGCGTTTACGGCCTCGCGCTGGTCAAGATTGGCCGTTGCGATGAGGCCCTCCCAGTTTTCCAGGCTATTTTGGCCGGGGTGCCTACTGACGAAGCAGCAGTTTACAACGCGCACCAGGGCATCAGCCAGTGTAGCGCCCAAGCGGCGACCACGCCGACCCCCGCAGCAACGGGGACCGGCACTGCGGCGACCGCTACCCCTGCACCGTAG
- a CDS encoding DUF4928 domain-containing protein: MSNPCNDQFSLSIKPQLLSWLQKAKRASKGRFVVYSAVFGVLEAIREHGWPIARSYYVSKGNQIRMNKHKFEKVLTRALGPKRTALLKVPREGGRTTRSTPAVADKFVDWLKSVFPPELDSETAKDYADCLELFASEDFEQFMLSQAGISVPKPSPQFPLSEFVQKIIEKAGNKRGAVIHHLVGAKLAIRLGQSDELEPRPYTAADKQIDVPGDYWYRNTAFHVTAAPSGELLKKCQDNLAKGWRVWIITLREGVETARILAKDLDAKLAKNIQVVSVPEFVGQNLEEIGAFASDNIAQQAERLLQEYNDRIDKAEDGDPTLKIIFGS, from the coding sequence ATGTCTAATCCATGCAATGATCAATTTTCTCTTTCTATCAAGCCACAACTGCTCTCGTGGCTTCAAAAGGCTAAAAGGGCCTCAAAGGGACGTTTCGTAGTTTATTCCGCAGTTTTTGGAGTGTTAGAAGCAATACGCGAGCACGGTTGGCCAATAGCCCGCTCATACTACGTAAGCAAGGGCAACCAAATCCGGATGAACAAGCACAAATTTGAGAAAGTGCTTACACGCGCCCTCGGGCCAAAACGCACTGCCCTTCTAAAAGTACCAAGAGAAGGCGGCAGAACAACACGCAGCACCCCAGCAGTAGCAGATAAATTCGTGGACTGGCTGAAGTCCGTCTTCCCACCCGAATTAGACAGTGAAACGGCGAAAGATTATGCCGATTGCTTGGAACTTTTTGCTTCAGAAGATTTTGAACAATTCATGCTTTCACAGGCGGGCATCTCTGTTCCCAAGCCGTCCCCTCAATTTCCGCTTTCTGAATTTGTGCAAAAAATCATTGAAAAGGCAGGCAACAAGCGAGGGGCAGTTATTCACCACTTGGTTGGGGCTAAACTCGCTATCAGATTAGGGCAAAGCGACGAGCTGGAGCCGCGCCCCTATACAGCAGCAGACAAGCAAATCGACGTGCCCGGAGACTATTGGTACCGCAATACAGCCTTCCACGTCACGGCCGCGCCGTCAGGGGAACTTCTGAAAAAATGCCAGGATAACCTTGCCAAAGGTTGGAGAGTGTGGATAATTACGCTGCGAGAGGGCGTGGAGACAGCCAGAATATTGGCAAAAGACCTGGACGCGAAATTAGCAAAAAACATACAAGTAGTATCCGTGCCAGAGTTTGTAGGGCAGAACCTTGAGGAAATTGGCGCTTTTGCGTCTGACAATATCGCTCAACAAGCAGAAAGATTACTTCAGGAGTACAATGATAGAATAGACAAAGCAGAAGACGGCGACCCTACTCTAAAAATAATTTTTGGCTCCTGA